A single region of the Microbulbifer sp. MKSA007 genome encodes:
- a CDS encoding mechanosensitive ion channel: MKPEFLAHILDSKLFITICLISVVMLLRGLLTLVIARSSWQKADKRRRINTVHNLGNLLLVVGLIAIWVSELRDFALSIAAFSVAIVLALREGVQCLVGGLYQANMRSFTVGDWIKVGNQFGEVTDSDWLSTTLLEIDPHGLGNGYTGTTLYIPNNAFFTQPVKNLNFMRRYIEHTFSITRESKGMNPFEAKKFIAERLKEHCESFREVAERYCNLIENRMGVELSGPDAKVCITTNELGHDVTTVTVFCPREEATNIEQLVTEDFYNFWFEKTKDVESKA; this comes from the coding sequence TTATCACCATATGCCTGATCTCAGTAGTGATGTTATTACGTGGCCTGCTCACGCTAGTAATAGCACGAAGTAGTTGGCAAAAAGCGGATAAGCGCCGCCGTATCAATACCGTACATAACCTTGGCAACTTGTTATTGGTAGTTGGCCTGATAGCAATTTGGGTAAGCGAACTCCGGGACTTTGCCCTATCCATTGCCGCTTTCTCTGTGGCAATTGTATTGGCACTGAGAGAGGGTGTGCAGTGCCTCGTTGGAGGCTTGTATCAGGCAAACATGCGCTCGTTTACTGTGGGAGACTGGATTAAAGTCGGCAATCAATTTGGTGAAGTCACCGATAGTGACTGGCTAAGTACCACCCTTTTGGAGATCGATCCGCACGGTTTGGGCAATGGCTATACAGGAACAACTCTGTACATCCCAAACAATGCCTTTTTTACCCAACCGGTAAAGAACCTGAACTTTATGCGCCGGTATATTGAGCATACCTTTTCGATTACCCGTGAAAGCAAAGGAATGAATCCATTTGAAGCCAAGAAGTTTATCGCTGAGCGACTTAAAGAACACTGCGAGTCCTTCCGTGAAGTTGCCGAACGCTACTGCAACCTGATCGAGAATCGCATGGGCGTTGAGCTATCAGGACCTGATGCCAAAGTCTGCATTACGACTAATGAACTCGGCCACGATGTAACCACGGTAACCGTTTTTTGCCCCAGAGAGGAAGCCACCAATATCGAACAGCTGGTGACTGAAGACTTCTATAACTTTTGGTTCGAGAAGACCAAGGACGTGGAGTCTAAAGCTTAA
- a CDS encoding IS3 family transposase (programmed frameshift) translates to MTTKGTRRHFKPEFKKDAVALVSEQGYSISKAAEVVGTTANNLRRWIKELKQEEDGVRLDVGERAELERLRRENKQLRMEKEIPKKGQRLLCERNEIKYSFIEKQQGSFPVRVLCRVMQVSKTGYYDWCCRGNSSIDAQTWQLCHRLKALFAESRQSLGSRRLMKLLRKEGFEVGRYRVRKLMKKLGLAVKRKKRFTLTTDSKHHLPVAENLLNREFSPSAKNQVWTTDITYIWTSQGWLYLAVVIDLYSRRIIGWHLDRKMETALVTRALMMAVNLRSPPKGLLHHSDRGSQYASHTYQTLLSQHGMVCSMSRKGNYWDNAPTERFFSSLKREWVTGNLYPTREDAVADVRAYIAYYNSRRIHTTLGDLAPIEFEKCA, encoded by the exons ATGACAACAAAAGGTACACGTCGGCATTTCAAGCCGGAATTTAAGAAAGACGCCGTAGCGCTAGTCTCTGAGCAAGGGTATTCAATTTCTAAAGCAGCAGAGGTTGTAGGAACAACAGCCAATAACCTGCGACGCTGGATAAAGGAACTGAAGCAGGAAGAAGACGGTGTGAGGTTGGATGTAGGTGAGCGCGCAGAATTAGAGCGATTACGACGTGAAAATAAGCAGTTGCGGATGGAGAAAGAAATCC CTAAAAAAGGCCAGCGCCTTCTTTGCGAAAGAAATGAAATAAAGTACAGCTTTATTGAAAAACAGCAAGGCAGCTTTCCTGTTAGGGTGCTCTGCCGGGTAATGCAAGTAAGTAAAACTGGTTATTACGATTGGTGTTGCCGTGGTAATAGCTCAATAGATGCTCAAACATGGCAACTATGCCATCGTTTGAAGGCCCTATTTGCAGAATCTAGACAGAGCCTGGGAAGTCGTCGGTTAATGAAGCTGTTACGTAAAGAAGGCTTTGAAGTCGGGCGCTATCGAGTCCGCAAGCTCATGAAAAAGCTAGGCTTGGCAGTAAAGCGTAAGAAGCGATTTACACTGACGACAGACAGTAAACATCACCTGCCGGTCGCAGAGAACCTTCTGAATAGGGAGTTCTCACCGAGCGCTAAAAATCAAGTTTGGACGACTGATATTACATATATTTGGACTTCGCAGGGCTGGTTGTACTTGGCGGTAGTGATTGATCTCTATTCGCGCCGGATTATTGGTTGGCATCTAGATCGCAAGATGGAAACGGCCCTGGTAACTCGTGCGTTGATGATGGCTGTCAATTTGCGTTCGCCCCCAAAAGGTCTCCTGCATCACTCTGATCGTGGCAGTCAGTATGCCAGCCATACCTACCAAACGTTATTGAGTCAGCATGGGATGGTGTGTTCAATGAGCCGTAAGGGAAATTATTGGGACAACGCACCGACTGAACGTTTCTTCAGCAGCCTGAAGCGGGAGTGGGTAACGGGAAACCTTTATCCGACAAGGGAGGATGCGGTAGCAGATGTAAGAGCCTATATTGCTTATTACAACTCACGCAGAATACATACAACACTGGGAGACCTAGCCCCTATCGAATTTGAGAAATGTGCTTAA
- a CDS encoding M12 family metallo-peptidase encodes MRPAGKGAVTIAEVPDNSLVDHDSNYFEEMDFTSKVGALNTTSGIATTDSGGKITVIVAYTDAFEADAGDVPAYMDLLEEETNVSFANSEVNTSVEIVHAYRTSYAESGSFYVDREYFSNDAYPETKELYELRDLYSADVMIVLTGNDLYSGSCGLAKTIYASESTAFAFAREGCATGYFSFAHEIGHLLGARHIIYSDSNMEPFEYGHGYCNSTPSTWRSVMAYNCPSDRGGPRIQQWSNPDITIDGDPTGTSNLEDNARVIRERAWEVTNFRVDGES; translated from the coding sequence GTGAGACCTGCCGGAAAAGGTGCGGTTACAATCGCTGAGGTTCCAGACAATTCACTTGTCGACCATGATAGTAACTACTTCGAAGAGATGGATTTTACTTCCAAGGTTGGCGCGCTAAACACAACCTCAGGAATTGCGACTACTGACTCTGGTGGAAAAATAACCGTTATAGTTGCTTATACCGATGCCTTTGAGGCAGACGCCGGTGATGTACCCGCCTACATGGATTTATTGGAAGAGGAAACCAATGTTTCATTTGCCAATAGTGAAGTCAATACCTCGGTAGAAATTGTTCACGCTTATAGAACCAGCTATGCAGAAAGCGGTAGCTTCTATGTGGACCGCGAGTACTTTTCGAATGACGCATATCCAGAAACTAAAGAACTATACGAACTTAGAGACTTGTATAGTGCAGATGTAATGATTGTTTTAACCGGCAATGATTTGTACAGCGGATCATGTGGACTGGCTAAGACGATCTACGCATCGGAATCAACAGCCTTTGCTTTCGCAAGGGAAGGGTGTGCAACGGGGTACTTCAGCTTTGCCCATGAAATTGGCCACCTGCTGGGAGCCCGACATATTATCTACAGTGATTCGAATATGGAGCCGTTTGAATATGGCCACGGCTACTGCAATTCCACCCCTTCAACTTGGAGGAGTGTGATGGCCTACAATTGCCCGTCGGATCGAGGTGGCCCCAGAATTCAGCAGTGGTCCAACCCGGATATCACAATAGATGGAGACCCTACAGGCACCTCCAACCTAGAGGATAATGCGCGGGTTATCCGTGAGCGCGCCTGGGAGGTTACCAACTTCCGGGTCGATGGGGAAAGTTAG
- a CDS encoding LysR family transcriptional regulator — MDKLDAMRLYVRIVERGSFTAASTDLGVPRSTSTQVINRLEKRLGVRLLQRSTRKVRATLDGELYYQRCISILADVEEAEGAFTGLLPGGEVRVDVQGTIARHFVMPQLPQFLAQYPDISLVMSEGDRWVDLVQEGVDCAIRYGHLADSELIARRLTMLERLTCASPQYLEHYGHPSSLEQLNGHRVVALRSITTGKSTPLSFCLGDRIETLQVPAQLTVIGTESYLDGVKRGLGLAQFPKFHVEKELDAGNLVEILPNFRPPSEPVSVVFTQNRFLSPRVRAFIEWLSEIFSVSI, encoded by the coding sequence ATGGATAAGCTGGATGCGATGCGCTTGTACGTGCGGATTGTGGAGCGGGGCAGTTTTACAGCCGCTTCTACCGACCTTGGGGTTCCGAGGTCGACATCGACTCAGGTCATCAACCGGCTAGAGAAACGGCTGGGAGTCAGGTTGTTGCAGCGATCGACTCGCAAGGTCAGGGCAACACTGGATGGGGAACTGTATTATCAGCGCTGTATTTCAATACTTGCGGACGTAGAGGAAGCAGAAGGGGCATTTACAGGTTTATTGCCAGGCGGTGAGGTGAGGGTAGATGTACAAGGGACTATTGCCCGTCATTTTGTTATGCCGCAACTCCCCCAATTTCTTGCCCAGTATCCTGACATTTCTTTGGTAATGAGTGAGGGGGATCGATGGGTGGACTTAGTCCAAGAAGGGGTCGACTGTGCTATTCGCTATGGACACTTGGCAGATAGTGAGCTGATTGCCAGGCGTTTAACCATGCTGGAACGGCTTACATGCGCATCGCCGCAATACCTGGAACACTACGGCCACCCAAGCTCTTTGGAACAACTGAATGGTCACCGTGTTGTAGCGCTTCGCTCTATAACGACTGGCAAGTCTACTCCGCTCTCTTTTTGTCTTGGCGATAGGATAGAGACGTTGCAAGTTCCGGCGCAATTGACGGTAATTGGGACAGAGAGTTACTTGGATGGCGTTAAGCGGGGGCTCGGATTAGCTCAGTTTCCAAAGTTTCATGTAGAAAAAGAGTTGGATGCTGGAAATTTAGTTGAAATATTGCCCAATTTTCGCCCGCCCAGCGAGCCGGTATCGGTTGTGTTCACCCAGAATCGCTTTTTATCTCCCAGGGTTAGAGCATTTATTGAGTGGTTAAGTGAAATATTTTCAGTTTCCATTTAA
- a CDS encoding PhnD/SsuA/transferrin family substrate-binding protein, whose product MTFTFGSEHSTSGRLMPEYFIRKAFGKPPAEVFNRVGFGGDHSNTLDLVQSGKYQVGALNHKVWENEKKAGKVDESKVQVIWKTPGYPDYNWTIRGDVDETWGNGFLDKVQQAILNMRDPKLLAAFPRKGFIKADNSMYQPIVETAHEIGLLNNE is encoded by the coding sequence ATGACATTTACTTTTGGCTCAGAGCACTCCACTTCTGGACGGCTAATGCCGGAATACTTTATTCGAAAAGCGTTTGGTAAGCCCCCTGCCGAGGTGTTCAACCGTGTGGGCTTTGGAGGTGACCACTCCAACACCCTGGATCTTGTGCAATCTGGGAAGTATCAGGTTGGCGCCCTAAATCACAAGGTGTGGGAAAATGAAAAGAAAGCCGGCAAAGTGGATGAAAGCAAAGTGCAAGTGATCTGGAAAACCCCAGGATATCCAGATTACAACTGGACAATTCGTGGGGATGTCGATGAAACCTGGGGCAATGGCTTCTTAGACAAGGTCCAGCAAGCGATTTTGAATATGCGGGACCCTAAACTACTTGCCGCATTTCCCCGCAAAGGGTTTATCAAAGCAGACAACTCAATGTACCAGCCAATCGTCGAGACCGCTCACGAAATTGGCTTGTTAAATAATGAGTAA
- a CDS encoding IS3 family transposase (programmed frameshift) — MTTKGTRRHFKPEFKKDAVALVSEQGYSISKAAEVVGTTANNLRRWIKELKQEEDGVRLDVGERAELERLRRENKQLRMEKEIPKKGQRLLCERNEIKYSFIEKQQGSFPVRVLCRVMQVSKTGYYDWCCRGNSSIDAQTWQLCHRLKALFAESRQSLGSRRLMKLLRKEGFEVGRYRVRKLMKKLGLAVKRKKRFTLTTDSKHHLPVAENLLNREFSPSAKNQVWTTDITYIWTSQGWLYLAVVIDLYSRRIIGWHLDRKMETALVTRALMMAVNLRSPPKGLLHHSDRGSQYASHTYQTLLSQHGMVCSMSRKGNCWDNAPTERFFSSLKREWVTGNLYPTREDAVADVRAYIAYYNSRRIHTTLGDLAPIEFEKCA, encoded by the exons ATGACAACAAAAGGTACACGTCGGCATTTCAAGCCGGAATTTAAGAAAGACGCCGTAGCGCTAGTCTCTGAGCAAGGGTATTCAATTTCTAAAGCAGCAGAGGTTGTAGGAACAACAGCCAATAACCTGCGACGCTGGATAAAGGAACTGAAGCAGGAAGAAGACGGTGTGAGGTTGGATGTAGGTGAGCGCGCAGAATTAGAGCGATTACGACGTGAAAATAAGCAGTTGCGGATGGAGAAAGAAATCC CTAAAAAAGGCCAGCGCCTTCTTTGCGAAAGAAATGAAATAAAGTACAGCTTTATTGAAAAACAGCAAGGCAGCTTTCCTGTTAGGGTGCTCTGCCGGGTAATGCAAGTAAGTAAAACTGGTTATTACGATTGGTGTTGCCGTGGTAATAGCTCAATAGATGCTCAAACATGGCAACTATGCCATCGTTTGAAGGCCCTATTTGCAGAATCTAGACAGAGCCTGGGAAGTCGTCGGTTAATGAAGCTGTTACGTAAAGAAGGCTTTGAAGTCGGGCGCTATCGAGTCCGCAAGCTCATGAAAAAGCTAGGCTTGGCAGTAAAGCGTAAGAAGCGATTTACACTGACGACAGACAGTAAACATCACCTGCCGGTCGCAGAGAACCTTCTGAATAGGGAGTTCTCACCGAGCGCTAAAAATCAAGTTTGGACGACTGATATTACATATATTTGGACTTCGCAGGGCTGGTTGTACTTGGCGGTAGTGATTGATCTCTATTCGCGCCGGATTATTGGTTGGCATCTAGATCGCAAGATGGAAACGGCCCTGGTAACTCGTGCGTTGATGATGGCTGTCAATTTGCGTTCGCCCCCAAAAGGTCTCCTGCATCACTCTGATCGTGGCAGTCAGTATGCCAGCCATACCTACCAAACGTTATTGAGTCAGCATGGGATGGTGTGTTCAATGAGCCGTAAGGGAAATTGTTGGGACAACGCACCGACTGAACGTTTCTTCAGCAGCCTGAAGCGGGAGTGGGTAACGGGAAACCTTTATCCGACAAGGGAGGATGCGGTAGCAGATGTAAGAGCCTATATTGCTTATTACAACTCACGCAGAATACATACAACACTGGGAGACCTAGCCCCTATCGAATTTGAGAAATGTGCTTAA
- a CDS encoding alpha/beta hydrolase, giving the protein MSEYDDQFNLRKRHPFGRVHLLINELQSYLATQTLRNSLDISYGDSPGEKVDIFPAKSPNAPVFVFIHGGYFRALDKKQYRYIAKPFVEAGCTVALVNYDLAPAVSVKEIIEQNIKAFLWIYKNIDRWNGNPSNIVVCGHSVGAFLVAKILEFEWTPEVRSSISGAIMLSGLYDLTKMRQSYLNESLRLSEDDVTNLSPIFGDIRCFTKAIVAVGDDETAEFIDQSKRYCGKLQQTKSPCEYILLKNKNHYTVSRMLSSRNNDLMNRILDICGVN; this is encoded by the coding sequence ATGAGTGAATATGACGATCAGTTTAATCTACGTAAGCGGCACCCATTTGGTAGAGTCCATCTGCTAATCAATGAGCTACAAAGCTATTTGGCCACGCAAACCCTGAGAAACTCACTGGATATCAGCTACGGAGATAGCCCCGGTGAAAAGGTTGATATATTCCCTGCTAAATCTCCTAATGCACCGGTTTTTGTGTTCATCCACGGCGGGTATTTCCGGGCGCTAGATAAAAAGCAATACCGGTACATTGCCAAGCCCTTTGTAGAGGCCGGGTGTACAGTTGCTTTGGTCAACTATGATTTGGCGCCCGCCGTCAGTGTTAAAGAAATTATTGAGCAAAATATAAAGGCATTCTTATGGATATATAAGAATATTGATCGCTGGAATGGCAACCCCAGTAATATAGTGGTCTGTGGTCACTCTGTTGGGGCCTTTCTTGTTGCTAAAATTTTAGAATTTGAGTGGACACCTGAAGTCCGTAGCTCAATTAGCGGCGCTATTATGTTAAGCGGGCTCTATGACTTAACAAAGATGAGGCAATCTTATCTCAATGAATCTCTGCGTTTATCAGAAGATGACGTTACTAATTTGAGCCCCATTTTTGGCGATATTAGATGTTTCACCAAAGCGATTGTTGCAGTAGGTGATGATGAGACTGCGGAATTTATTGATCAGTCAAAAAGATACTGTGGGAAGCTACAGCAAACGAAAAGCCCGTGCGAATATATACTTTTGAAAAATAAAAACCACTATACCGTGTCGCGTATGTTAAGTAGTAGAAATAATGATCTAATGAATAGGATACTAGATATTTGCGGTGTGAATTGA
- a CDS encoding PhnD/SsuA/transferrin family substrate-binding protein, whose amino-acid sequence MLKRLTVLILSLVILCGVPFVSSQENPKPFVFTAIPDQDPERLQKRFGKVAKYLSDALGVEVKYLPVKSYSDTVEAFKNNKVQLAWFGGFTGVQARIAEPGAKAIAQGEGDQNFTSYFIANKSTGLTPSKEFPVVV is encoded by the coding sequence ATGTTAAAGCGTTTAACCGTGCTTATTCTAAGCCTCGTTATATTGTGCGGCGTACCCTTCGTATCATCTCAAGAAAACCCAAAACCTTTTGTTTTCACTGCCATTCCAGACCAGGACCCGGAGCGCTTACAAAAACGCTTTGGCAAAGTTGCAAAGTATTTGTCCGACGCGCTTGGGGTTGAAGTTAAATACTTACCGGTCAAATCCTATAGCGATACGGTTGAAGCCTTTAAAAATAACAAAGTTCAATTGGCTTGGTTCGGCGGATTTACTGGAGTACAAGCCCGTATTGCGGAGCCTGGCGCCAAGGCCATTGCCCAGGGAGAAGGAGATCAAAATTTCACCTCCTATTTTATTGCGAATAAAAGTACTGGACTCACTCCTTCAAAAGAGTTCCCTGTAGTGGTCTAA
- a CDS encoding DUF1097 domain-containing protein, whose protein sequence is MVDQAQVPWAKYIRDTLIAATIAGAAAFTCSMLELPPWAMFVGWVAFFSQPGTAFSAISSGICVALGILMGMTAAIINALLLPIMGNIAFAVIVFSVAFVVVSLRGLPLVGNIIAWFLGLITFFAAHPANVLSGVIGLTIVTALGILAGYCCSYLQSLTGESKAN, encoded by the coding sequence ATGGTCGATCAAGCCCAAGTACCGTGGGCTAAATACATCAGGGACACCCTTATCGCTGCAACTATTGCCGGTGCAGCAGCATTCACTTGCTCTATGTTAGAACTACCACCCTGGGCTATGTTTGTTGGCTGGGTTGCTTTCTTTTCGCAGCCAGGCACTGCCTTCAGCGCAATCTCCAGTGGGATTTGTGTTGCTCTGGGAATATTGATGGGGATGACAGCAGCTATAATTAATGCCCTATTGCTACCAATAATGGGCAATATTGCCTTCGCAGTTATAGTGTTTTCCGTTGCATTTGTGGTGGTATCACTAAGAGGACTGCCACTTGTAGGTAATATCATTGCCTGGTTTTTAGGGTTAATCACTTTCTTTGCAGCCCATCCAGCCAACGTTCTATCTGGAGTGATTGGGCTGACAATAGTGACCGCTCTAGGCATCCTCGCTGGCTATTGCTGCTCCTACCTACAATCTCTTACTGGAGAAAGTAAAGCTAATTGA
- a CDS encoding SDR family oxidoreductase, producing MNNTNSMEIQPNQGAARAAPVITTEIIMEKVALVTGASRGIGAAIASRLAKDGFTILVNFESNISAAEKLVNRIETEGGKAVTAQADISDQQAVSRLFNSAEVTFGGINTVINNAGIMKLAPLAECEEDDFDRQVAVNLKGTFNVMREATARLQEGGRIVNLSSSVVDLCMPNYSVYAATKAAVEALTQVVAKEMRGRDITVNAVAPGPTATELFLSGKTDEMVGTLAKMSPLERLGRPEDIANTVAFLVSEQGGWINGQVIRANGGII from the coding sequence ATGAATAACACGAATAGTATGGAAATACAGCCAAATCAGGGAGCTGCAAGGGCGGCTCCAGTAATCACTACGGAGATCATTATGGAGAAAGTGGCACTGGTAACAGGAGCTTCCCGTGGCATAGGCGCGGCGATCGCCTCTCGCCTGGCAAAGGATGGCTTTACCATTCTGGTGAACTTTGAAAGTAATATTTCAGCTGCCGAAAAGTTGGTAAACCGCATTGAAACCGAGGGTGGCAAGGCGGTTACTGCCCAAGCCGATATCAGTGATCAACAGGCGGTTTCACGCCTATTCAACTCGGCAGAAGTCACCTTTGGCGGAATCAATACTGTCATCAATAATGCGGGCATTATGAAACTAGCCCCTCTGGCAGAATGTGAAGAAGATGATTTCGATCGTCAGGTAGCTGTAAATCTTAAGGGCACCTTCAATGTCATGCGTGAAGCCACCGCAAGGCTTCAAGAAGGTGGCCGGATTGTCAACTTATCCTCGAGTGTCGTCGATTTGTGTATGCCGAATTACAGCGTATATGCGGCGACCAAGGCAGCTGTTGAAGCTCTGACCCAGGTAGTCGCCAAGGAAATGCGGGGGAGAGATATCACTGTGAATGCCGTCGCCCCAGGACCTACGGCTACCGAGCTCTTCCTATCCGGAAAGACTGATGAAATGGTGGGAACTCTTGCCAAAATGTCGCCACTTGAGCGATTGGGAAGGCCTGAAGATATTGCGAATACCGTTGCCTTTTTAGTCAGTGAGCAAGGTGGCTGGATCAACGGCCAAGTTATACGAGCCAACGGTGGAATTATCTAG